The following are from one region of the Paenibacillus sabinae T27 genome:
- a CDS encoding LysR family transcriptional regulator, translating to MSLLKYEVFQTIVDLGSLARAAETLGLTQSAISHALSSLEDELGCVLMIRNRTGVRLTANGERVLKHVRNMLGCHEQLKQEVAAIHGIEAGMIRIGTFSSISINWLPGIMRRFREEHPRIEIRLVNGDFEEIEDGLKNGTIDLGFMSLPALGNFEIIPLREDRMVCIVPEEHQLSGMERITFAQMEQESFIMPTPGCDQDVRRVLQKLPCQPRVQFLAGDDYAIIAMVENGLGISIISEMILKSRGSRVAMLELEIPCSRSLGIVVPSRKQASPAAHKFIELARRWVEEWRLPS from the coding sequence TTGAGCCTGCTCAAATATGAGGTCTTTCAAACCATTGTTGATTTGGGAAGCCTTGCCCGGGCCGCCGAAACCCTTGGCCTTACCCAGTCCGCAATCAGCCATGCTCTCAGCAGTCTTGAAGACGAGCTCGGCTGCGTCCTGATGATCCGGAACCGGACGGGGGTGCGTTTAACGGCGAATGGCGAGCGTGTATTGAAGCATGTACGGAATATGCTTGGCTGTCACGAACAGCTCAAGCAGGAGGTTGCGGCCATCCATGGAATTGAAGCCGGGATGATCCGGATCGGCACCTTCTCCAGCATCTCCATCAATTGGCTGCCGGGAATCATGCGCCGCTTTCGGGAGGAGCATCCCCGGATTGAAATCAGGCTCGTGAACGGCGATTTTGAGGAGATCGAGGATGGGCTTAAGAACGGCACGATCGATCTCGGCTTCATGTCCCTCCCCGCTTTGGGCAATTTTGAGATCATACCGCTTAGAGAGGACCGGATGGTGTGTATCGTACCGGAGGAGCATCAACTTAGCGGAATGGAACGGATTACGTTCGCCCAGATGGAGCAGGAATCTTTTATCATGCCTACCCCAGGCTGTGATCAAGACGTCAGGCGCGTGCTCCAGAAGCTTCCCTGCCAGCCCCGCGTGCAATTCCTCGCCGGCGATGATTACGCCATTATTGCCATGGTCGAGAACGGACTGGGGATCAGCATTATCTCCGAGATGATCCTGAAGAGCCGCGGCTCCCGGGTCGCCATGCTGGAATTGGAAATACCCTGCTCCCGGTCGCTTGGAATCGTTGTTCCTTCACGGAAGCAAGCTTCACCGGCAGCCCATAAATTCATCGAGCTTGCGCGGCGTTGGGTAGAGGAGTGGAGACTGCCCTCATGA
- a CDS encoding response regulator, which yields MIKVVIVDDDSFIRESLKVLVGMDPDIEVTGAAADGGEALRLLESGTEANVVLMDIRMPGVDGVEGTRLIKRGFPQAAVLMLTTFDDDEYIIEALKGGASGYLLKNIPPDRIIQGIKTVHEGNMLIHPDIARKLAGFLQPAAAETASCSLDSYGLTKTELSVVAAIAEGYSNKEIAAELFLSEGTVKNYITEILSKLGLRDRTQIAIFYLKNQR from the coding sequence GTGATTAAAGTAGTGATCGTGGATGACGATTCCTTTATCCGGGAGAGTCTGAAGGTGCTCGTCGGCATGGACCCGGACATTGAGGTGACGGGGGCTGCAGCAGATGGGGGCGAAGCGCTGAGGCTGCTGGAAAGCGGCACGGAAGCGAACGTCGTGCTGATGGATATCCGCATGCCCGGGGTTGACGGCGTGGAGGGAACGCGGCTGATCAAGCGGGGCTTCCCGCAGGCGGCCGTGCTGATGCTGACCACCTTCGACGACGACGAATATATTATCGAGGCGCTCAAAGGTGGAGCCAGCGGCTATCTGCTCAAAAACATCCCCCCGGACCGCATCATCCAGGGAATCAAGACCGTCCATGAGGGCAACATGCTTATTCATCCCGACATTGCCCGCAAGCTGGCGGGCTTTCTGCAGCCCGCAGCTGCGGAAACGGCCTCCTGTTCGCTTGACTCCTACGGGCTGACCAAGACAGAGCTATCGGTGGTCGCGGCGATCGCCGAGGGATACTCCAACAAGGAGATTGCCGCCGAACTCTTCCTAAGCGAGGGAACGGTCAAAAACTACATAACCGAGATTTTAAGCAAGCTGGGGCTGCGGGACCGGACACAGATCGCGATTTTTTATTTAAAAAATCAGCGGTGA
- a CDS encoding efflux RND transporter permease subunit, whose amino-acid sequence MTWLTKWAFGNKAAAGLLIVMALVVGVMSYSSLPMEFMPEADNPQVTITALGPGQDAHSMEEKVTKPIEAAVSTVKGKTGMTSTSGDSFTKVDLNFDSKTNMKDAAQEVQKAVDSLQFPQGVMKPFVLQLNTSMIPVSQVTLAFDQGITKENLKLAETTIIPELQKIEGVANVALYGKTAPQVTVKLDPRLMAEKKVSVQQITGLLQGRTVSASIGEQTLGGQTGSVSVVSSIDSIDTLKKLPVSPGVTLQDIATVQEKSDQESVSRSNGKDVLFAVVTKEANANAVAVGNKVRDAVDSINKDVKGTEAAVVFSTSDMVVDSVNSMMREVLLGALFATIVILLFLRNLRATLVTAVSIPLSLAVTLYLLDISGITLNIITLGGVAVAVGRLVDDSIVVIENIYRRLQKESFSVDMMISATKEVARAITSSTVATVAVFLPMGLLRGGLQAFLLPFALTVTYSLLTSLVVALTVVPLLSSVLLRNTSMKEHDPSKGFQRFLKWNLNHKWVSLSLGLIILVSSIAAYMNMPKGALDASDASFVSVEMKYPNDTPVAEVLDQGKRLEQDLMKLPQAETVLMQSGNSADSAKWGSVSSATVVNFTVALKKNVDGQAFIDAVRGMQKTFDGATLTANEASIMGSATTSEYVDIAGEDLSKVTAAAGQVMDKVKTIDGIQKISSNMEDTKPVFAFNVNPAQVNAQEISMQLAAVLNPIPIGEMQLNGSPASVVLSPLAEPKSQADLQNITLMTSTGPKPLSQLASLEVREEPAMLYRKEGKPYVRITAEVDPKKVSEIGASIKKETDSVKLPEGVTIISGGASADQAGDFKDLGMTALISIGLVYLIMVITFKTLRAPLAIMFSLPLAAIGAVVGLLVSGVTPDFTAVFGALMLIGIVVTNAIVLIDRVKQNEAHMSIRDAILEAAGTRMRPILMTAIATICAMLPLLFGHSEQGSIVSQSLAIVVVGGLTAATVLTLIIVPAVYELFYFRKSAKQRKKALKPAAYPAAGTN is encoded by the coding sequence ATGACATGGTTGACAAAATGGGCGTTCGGCAATAAAGCAGCCGCAGGGCTGCTAATTGTGATGGCGCTCGTCGTGGGAGTGATGAGCTACAGCTCATTGCCGATGGAGTTCATGCCGGAGGCGGATAATCCGCAGGTGACGATAACGGCGCTCGGTCCCGGACAGGATGCGCATTCGATGGAAGAGAAGGTAACCAAGCCGATCGAAGCGGCCGTGTCCACGGTTAAAGGCAAGACGGGCATGACGTCTACCTCGGGAGACAGCTTTACAAAAGTGGACCTTAATTTCGATTCCAAGACAAATATGAAGGATGCCGCGCAGGAAGTGCAGAAAGCAGTCGATTCGCTGCAATTCCCGCAAGGGGTGATGAAGCCGTTCGTGCTGCAGTTGAATACCTCGATGATTCCGGTCTCCCAGGTTACGCTCGCGTTCGATCAGGGAATCACCAAAGAGAATCTGAAACTTGCGGAGACTACGATTATTCCCGAGCTTCAAAAGATCGAGGGAGTTGCAAATGTCGCGTTGTACGGTAAGACCGCGCCTCAGGTGACGGTGAAGCTGGACCCCCGTCTGATGGCGGAGAAGAAAGTATCCGTCCAGCAAATTACCGGCCTGCTTCAGGGCCGAACCGTGTCGGCATCCATCGGGGAGCAGACGCTTGGCGGCCAGACGGGAAGCGTCAGCGTCGTATCCTCTATTGATAGTATCGATACCTTGAAGAAGCTGCCGGTCTCTCCCGGAGTAACGCTGCAGGATATTGCGACGGTTCAGGAGAAGAGCGATCAGGAAAGCGTCAGCCGCTCGAACGGCAAGGATGTGCTGTTTGCGGTTGTGACGAAGGAGGCCAATGCCAACGCGGTCGCCGTAGGCAATAAGGTTAGGGATGCGGTGGACAGCATCAATAAGGATGTGAAGGGAACCGAAGCCGCGGTCGTATTCAGCACCTCGGATATGGTCGTCGATTCCGTAAACAGCATGATGCGGGAAGTGCTATTAGGCGCCTTGTTTGCCACGATCGTCATTCTGCTGTTCCTGCGCAATCTGCGGGCAACGCTCGTGACGGCCGTTTCCATTCCGCTGTCGCTGGCCGTTACGCTATACCTGCTCGATATCTCGGGAATTACCCTGAACATTATTACGCTTGGCGGGGTAGCCGTTGCGGTCGGCCGTCTGGTCGACGACAGCATTGTCGTGATCGAGAACATTTACCGCAGATTGCAGAAAGAGTCCTTCTCCGTTGACATGATGATCAGTGCGACCAAAGAGGTGGCTCGGGCGATTACGTCCTCGACGGTTGCGACCGTTGCCGTCTTCCTGCCGATGGGCCTGCTGCGCGGCGGTCTGCAGGCGTTCCTGCTGCCTTTTGCACTAACGGTTACGTATTCGCTGCTGACATCGCTTGTGGTCGCATTGACTGTCGTTCCACTCCTCAGCTCTGTGCTACTGCGGAACACCTCGATGAAAGAGCACGATCCGTCCAAGGGCTTCCAGCGCTTCCTGAAGTGGAACCTGAACCATAAGTGGGTGTCGCTGTCGCTGGGACTGATTATTCTGGTGTCTTCCATCGCTGCTTATATGAACATGCCGAAGGGCGCTCTTGACGCTTCCGATGCAAGCTTTGTATCGGTGGAGATGAAATATCCGAATGACACACCGGTGGCCGAGGTGCTTGATCAGGGCAAGCGTCTGGAGCAGGATCTGATGAAGCTGCCTCAAGCAGAGACAGTGCTCATGCAGTCCGGGAACAGCGCCGATTCCGCTAAATGGGGCAGCGTATCCTCGGCTACCGTAGTCAACTTTACCGTGGCTTTGAAGAAAAATGTTGACGGCCAGGCGTTCATTGATGCGGTCCGCGGCATGCAAAAAACATTTGATGGTGCTACGCTGACAGCCAACGAGGCGAGCATCATGGGCTCGGCTACGACGAGCGAGTACGTTGATATCGCCGGCGAAGATCTGTCCAAGGTTACTGCGGCGGCGGGTCAGGTTATGGATAAGGTCAAGACCATTGACGGCATTCAAAAAATCTCCAGCAATATGGAGGATACGAAGCCGGTCTTTGCCTTCAACGTGAATCCGGCGCAAGTCAACGCACAGGAAATTTCGATGCAGCTCGCTGCTGTGCTGAATCCGATCCCGATTGGGGAGATGCAGCTGAACGGCTCTCCGGCATCGGTTGTACTGTCGCCTCTGGCCGAGCCGAAGTCTCAGGCGGACCTGCAGAATATTACGCTGATGACTTCCACCGGTCCGAAGCCGCTGTCGCAGCTGGCCAGCCTGGAGGTTCGGGAAGAACCGGCCATGCTGTACCGCAAAGAAGGCAAGCCTTACGTTCGCATTACGGCTGAAGTTGATCCGAAGAAGGTATCCGAAATCGGGGCCTCGATCAAAAAAGAAACCGACAGCGTCAAGCTGCCGGAAGGCGTAACCATCATCTCGGGCGGCGCCTCCGCCGACCAGGCGGGCGATTTCAAAGACCTCGGGATGACGGCGCTCATTTCAATCGGTCTCGTCTACCTGATTATGGTGATCACCTTCAAGACGCTTCGCGCTCCGCTGGCGATCATGTTCTCGCTGCCGCTCGCGGCCATCGGCGCCGTCGTCGGTCTGCTGGTATCGGGAGTGACCCCCGATTTCACCGCCGTATTCGGCGCGCTGATGCTGATCGGTATTGTGGTCACGAACGCGATTGTGCTGATTGACCGCGTCAAGCAGAATGAAGCGCACATGAGCATCCGTGATGCGATTCTCGAAGCGGCGGGAACGCGGATGCGGCCGATTCTGATGACGGCCATCGCGACGATCTGCGCGATGCTGCCGCTGCTGTTCGGCCATTCTGAGCAGGGCAGCATCGTCTCGCAAAGTCTGGCCATCGTGGTCGTCGGCGGCTTGACCGCAGCCACGGTGCTTACACTGATTATCGTGCCTGCCGTTTACGAGCTGTTCTACTTCCGCAAGTCGGCGAAGCAGCGCAAAAAAGCGCTGAAACCGGCGGCTTATCCAGCGGCAGGCACGAATTAA
- a CDS encoding DMT family transporter, with amino-acid sequence MKQRNADLLMMLVTLSWGSSYLFMKNGLNSVSPFNLVALRFLLAFILCGAIWFKRLRLADKRTLGYSLVLGFLLFAVSASVIFGLRSTSTSHAGFLASLTVIFVPALSVVVLNQKPGARLIAGACVTMTGIGLLTLSGPMSVKPGDLLCILAALLYAVHILVTGAAAKVADPLNLGILQLGFAGGLGLLFSFLFESPQVPVTLEGWISVLMLSVVCSAAGYIIQSIAQKYTTPTHTGLIFALEPVFAAAFAYVFADEHLSVRGYIGAALILSGLFIAEMQRGRTSPKGMKSATTSKPPGMAFKSAKN; translated from the coding sequence ATGAAACAAAGAAACGCCGATTTACTGATGATGCTTGTCACGTTGAGCTGGGGCTCCTCGTATCTGTTTATGAAGAACGGATTGAATTCAGTCTCACCGTTTAATCTGGTCGCCCTTCGGTTTCTCCTGGCCTTCATCCTGTGTGGGGCTATATGGTTTAAGCGGCTGCGCCTGGCGGATAAAAGGACGCTCGGTTATTCCTTGGTGCTCGGCTTTCTGTTGTTCGCCGTGTCCGCCTCCGTCATTTTCGGCCTTCGCAGCACGTCAACATCCCATGCCGGCTTTCTCGCCAGTCTAACGGTCATTTTCGTTCCCGCCTTGTCGGTGGTTGTACTGAACCAAAAGCCGGGAGCGAGGCTTATAGCTGGCGCATGCGTGACGATGACCGGCATCGGGCTGCTGACACTCAGCGGGCCCATGAGCGTAAAGCCGGGCGATTTATTATGCATCCTTGCCGCACTGCTGTACGCCGTCCATATCCTGGTGACGGGAGCGGCGGCCAAGGTTGCCGATCCGCTGAATCTCGGAATTCTGCAGCTGGGGTTCGCCGGGGGCCTCGGCTTGTTGTTCTCTTTCCTGTTCGAGTCGCCCCAGGTCCCTGTAACCCTGGAAGGCTGGATCTCCGTCCTGATGCTCAGCGTTGTGTGCAGCGCGGCGGGCTACATCATTCAATCGATCGCGCAAAAGTATACGACACCGACCCATACGGGACTTATTTTTGCACTGGAGCCTGTGTTTGCCGCCGCTTTCGCCTACGTCTTTGCCGATGAACACCTCTCCGTACGCGGCTATATCGGAGCGGCGCTGATTCTATCGGGATTATTTATTGCAGAGATGCAGCGTGGGCGCACGAGTCCCAAGGGGATGAAATCCGCCACTACAAGCAAGCCGCCGGGGATGGCGTTCAAATCGGCAAAGAATTGA
- a CDS encoding ABC transporter ATP-binding protein produces the protein MALAQLTDVVKRYESNLTVDHVNLSIKEGEIFGLLGPNGAGKSTTISMLCGLLKSDGGSIVIDGISVSKQPLEAKKRIGLVPQDLALYENMTAQENATFFGKLYGLRGGLLKERVQEALEFTGLADRAKDKPSTFSGGMKRRLNIACAIMHRPKLIIMDEPTVGIDPQSRNHILESVKALNKLGSTVIYTSHYMEEVEAICDRVAIMDKGHIIACGTEQELRERVAHEEKIVIQAGNITPGLIQELKQHPRVTRVEADGEKVELYLPSSQGELQDILFIFAKHGGVIQALQIEEPDLETLFLSLTGRTLRD, from the coding sequence ATGGCGCTTGCGCAGCTAACCGATGTGGTGAAACGGTATGAAAGCAATTTGACGGTGGATCATGTGAACCTGAGTATTAAGGAGGGAGAAATATTCGGCCTTCTCGGCCCGAACGGCGCGGGCAAGAGCACGACGATCAGCATGCTCTGCGGGCTGTTGAAGTCGGATGGGGGGAGCATTGTCATCGACGGCATCTCCGTATCCAAGCAGCCGCTTGAAGCCAAGAAACGAATCGGACTCGTCCCCCAGGACCTGGCGTTGTACGAAAATATGACCGCTCAGGAAAACGCGACCTTTTTCGGAAAGTTGTACGGCCTGCGCGGCGGGCTGCTGAAGGAACGGGTGCAGGAGGCGCTGGAATTCACGGGACTTGCGGACCGGGCCAAGGATAAGCCGTCCACTTTTTCCGGGGGGATGAAACGGCGGCTTAATATTGCCTGCGCCATCATGCACCGCCCCAAGCTGATCATTATGGATGAACCGACGGTCGGCATTGACCCGCAGTCCCGCAACCATATTCTTGAATCGGTCAAGGCGCTCAACAAGCTGGGCTCAACCGTCATCTATACAAGTCACTACATGGAAGAGGTCGAGGCGATCTGCGATCGGGTAGCCATTATGGACAAAGGGCATATCATTGCCTGCGGGACGGAACAGGAGCTGCGAGAACGGGTCGCCCATGAAGAAAAAATCGTGATCCAAGCGGGAAATATCACCCCCGGCCTGATTCAGGAGCTTAAGCAGCATCCCCGGGTGACCCGGGTGGAAGCGGATGGGGAGAAGGTGGAGCTGTACCTGCCGTCGTCCCAAGGTGAGCTGCAGGATATTCTATTTATTTTCGCCAAGCATGGAGGCGTCATTCAAGCGTTGCAAATTGAAGAGCCGGACCTGGAAACATTATTCTTAAGCCTGACCGGGCGGACTTTACGGGATTAG
- a CDS encoding sensor histidine kinase, protein MTKELKLLRYGLIAVPAFLSMYVQEYISYDRFTLHLLILLLLAALGARLPARFTAAMTAAEMLYASWLCFRYGSLMALPSLSALLVYSRFRPRPLPFVFAGIHLAALNAAVMEASPLIRAWVNLVFLLAAALAAQLHSAGRGKEETLHLYDELRKKHFELDEARSRLLQFAAQVENAAQAEERVRISRQLHDDIGHRLIRVKMMMEAALHTLPSAPEAGMTMMDQVRDQLAGCMDDLRFAVRRIGGKPQLEGAYALDRLLEETGRDTGIETSYTVEGTPYPLYPSLQVVLYKNAREAITNGLRHGLATSVGIKLRYSPSEVTMEISNNGRADMVECGNEMAESSGGNRGEGDNRDDGNRSERLAGGNREFRLAGGGGGMGFRGMEERTRLVGGTLQVRSAYPFTVITTLPVYKQSEII, encoded by the coding sequence GTGACCAAGGAGCTGAAGCTGCTGCGGTACGGACTCATTGCCGTGCCCGCTTTTCTCTCGATGTACGTCCAGGAATATATCAGTTATGACCGGTTCACCCTGCATCTGCTGATCCTTCTGCTGCTGGCGGCGCTGGGAGCGCGTCTTCCCGCACGTTTCACGGCGGCGATGACCGCGGCGGAAATGCTGTACGCTTCCTGGCTGTGCTTCCGGTACGGAAGCCTCATGGCCCTTCCCTCTCTGTCCGCGCTGCTCGTCTATTCCCGTTTTCGCCCCCGGCCGCTTCCCTTTGTGTTTGCGGGGATTCATCTGGCCGCCCTGAATGCCGCCGTCATGGAAGCTTCTCCGCTGATCCGCGCCTGGGTTAATCTTGTGTTTCTGCTGGCTGCCGCGCTGGCCGCCCAGCTTCATTCGGCAGGACGGGGCAAGGAAGAGACGCTTCATCTGTACGACGAGCTGCGGAAAAAGCATTTCGAGCTCGACGAAGCGCGCAGCCGGCTGCTGCAGTTCGCCGCCCAGGTGGAAAATGCCGCCCAGGCCGAGGAGCGGGTGCGGATTTCCCGCCAGCTGCATGACGATATCGGCCACCGGCTGATCCGCGTCAAAATGATGATGGAGGCCGCGCTGCACACGCTCCCCTCCGCTCCCGAAGCGGGCATGACTATGATGGACCAGGTCCGCGACCAGCTTGCCGGGTGCATGGACGACCTCCGCTTCGCCGTAAGGCGCATCGGCGGGAAGCCGCAGCTTGAAGGCGCCTATGCACTGGACCGGCTGCTGGAGGAGACGGGCCGTGATACAGGCATCGAGACCTCTTATACGGTGGAGGGTACGCCTTATCCGCTCTATCCGAGCCTTCAGGTGGTGCTGTACAAAAATGCCCGCGAAGCGATCACCAACGGACTCCGGCACGGGCTTGCCACCTCCGTCGGCATCAAGCTCCGTTATAGTCCGTCCGAGGTGACGATGGAGATCAGTAATAATGGAAGGGCGGATATGGTGGAGTGCGGTAACGAGATGGCGGAGAGCAGCGGCGGTAACCGGGGCGAAGGTGACAACCGGGATGATGGAAATCGTTCGGAACGGCTGGCCGGCGGGAATCGCGAATTCCGCCTTGCTGGCGGGGGCGGCGGCATGGGGTTCAGAGGAATGGAGGAGCGGACTCGGCTTGTCGGCGGAACGCTCCAGGTGCGGAGCGCTTATCCTTTTACGGTGATTACGACGCTGCCGGTCTACAAGCAGAGCGAAATTATCTAA
- a CDS encoding ABC transporter permease — MTNIWTIAAYELRRLFRSRTMLINLFLLPILLIFLLGSALSGVVGTGKDQTIDPLRVGIVDAAASPSERSQMVGSFLKSPEIAKLIIPEAAGSREAAESGVRSGEYAYAVIIPAGFDRDVQSGKEAKLEYILGKDRSDNMVAATVFDNFLSRINYTQAAALTLGPQVIPAMAQPGQGGPSAVLGKLNEGGNSYTASQYYAAAMLLMFLLLSGQTVISSLFSEKDNHTLFRIGSMPVKGSEIFVGKMLGIGLVTVLQGAVIIFATHFLFGVYWGNRPWLLALVCLLMILASLTLSVIISMFVQTAASARSISSGLTVVMTFISGGMAPLPDSFVNTGGAFSINYWGLRSVLRMMLETPLSQISGNVAMLSLICLVLLGLAFFSYRKVGYHA; from the coding sequence ATGACTAACATTTGGACGATTGCAGCCTATGAGCTGCGGCGACTGTTCCGTTCCCGCACGATGCTGATCAACCTGTTCCTGCTGCCGATCCTGCTGATTTTCCTGCTCGGGTCGGCGCTTTCAGGCGTGGTGGGCACAGGGAAGGATCAGACGATTGATCCGCTTCGGGTGGGCATTGTCGATGCGGCGGCGAGTCCGTCCGAGCGCTCGCAGATGGTCGGAAGCTTTCTGAAGTCGCCGGAGATCGCGAAGCTCATTATTCCGGAAGCCGCAGGTAGTCGGGAAGCAGCGGAAAGCGGCGTGCGTTCGGGAGAATACGCCTATGCTGTCATTATTCCGGCGGGATTCGACCGGGACGTGCAGAGCGGGAAGGAAGCGAAGCTTGAATATATCCTCGGCAAGGACCGGAGCGACAACATGGTCGCGGCGACCGTGTTCGATAATTTTCTCAGCCGAATCAATTACACGCAGGCTGCCGCCTTGACGCTTGGTCCCCAGGTGATCCCTGCGATGGCACAGCCCGGACAGGGAGGCCCGTCAGCCGTGCTCGGCAAGCTGAACGAAGGCGGAAATTCGTACACCGCTTCCCAGTATTACGCGGCTGCGATGCTTCTGATGTTCCTGCTCCTGAGCGGTCAGACGGTAATCAGCAGCCTGTTCAGCGAGAAGGATAACCATACGCTGTTTCGGATCGGCTCCATGCCGGTCAAAGGCTCGGAGATCTTTGTCGGAAAAATGCTCGGCATCGGTCTGGTGACGGTCCTTCAGGGCGCTGTCATTATCTTTGCGACACATTTTCTGTTCGGCGTGTACTGGGGCAACCGCCCGTGGCTTCTGGCCCTGGTGTGCCTGCTGATGATTCTCGCTTCACTGACGCTATCGGTGATCATTTCGATGTTCGTGCAGACGGCGGCCTCGGCGCGGTCCATTTCCAGCGGGCTGACGGTGGTGATGACATTTATCAGCGGCGGGATGGCCCCTCTGCCTGATTCCTTTGTGAATACGGGCGGCGCTTTTTCCATTAATTATTGGGGACTCCGGAGTGTTTTGCGGATGATGTTGGAAACGCCGCTTTCACAAATTTCGGGGAACGTCGCGATGCTGTCGCTGATCTGCCTCGTGCTGCTGGGCCTGGCATTTTTCTCATACCGAAAGGTGGGTTACCATGCATAA
- a CDS encoding ABC transporter permease, producing the protein MHNIMTIAWNLAKRMIGSRRGLIAYILMPGVIVSLIIWMTGGPGNHKTNVLYSNLDQGSAGVHVIAELEKTGEYNLIEKKSEDELRAGVLNEEGSAGLEVPAGYTASLLAGQTPPIHIYELKTTETSITLKMKAGEIGDRLRELALAVGAAGTGTGSAAGTAETPVAAKTADATVSTAPAREAKLSSILLLAEQHRVGGVKTDYNLYPRQSLDTVTGFMLMFLMAMVTSSVSVIMDDRRQRTMMRIFSAPVRSYEIAIGNFLGSFTVGVIQIAVVLLVGRYVLNYDYELPMYIYFLVLAAFMLVSMGLASTVAGLIRNPNNAGMLNALILTPTCMLGGCFWPISIMPDFMQKAANFVPQKWAIQAADLAATGSGWSELWLPFAVLGLMAAVLLAIGSAILRPNEAAI; encoded by the coding sequence ATGCATAATATTATGACAATAGCCTGGAATCTGGCGAAGCGGATGATTGGCAGCCGGAGAGGGTTAATCGCCTACATCCTTATGCCGGGCGTTATCGTTTCCTTGATTATATGGATGACCGGGGGTCCGGGAAATCATAAGACGAACGTGCTGTACAGCAATCTTGATCAAGGTTCCGCGGGAGTACATGTCATTGCCGAACTGGAGAAGACCGGAGAGTATAACCTGATTGAAAAAAAGAGCGAAGATGAGCTGCGCGCCGGAGTCCTTAATGAGGAAGGAAGCGCGGGACTGGAAGTCCCGGCGGGCTATACCGCTTCGCTGCTCGCCGGCCAGACGCCGCCCATCCATATCTATGAGCTGAAGACAACCGAAACGTCGATTACGCTCAAGATGAAGGCCGGAGAAATCGGCGATCGGCTCCGCGAGTTAGCCTTGGCTGTAGGCGCTGCGGGAACTGGAACCGGAAGTGCCGCAGGTACGGCAGAGACTCCAGTCGCGGCTAAGACAGCGGATGCGACGGTCAGTACGGCTCCTGCGCGGGAAGCGAAGCTGTCCTCCATCCTGCTGCTCGCGGAGCAGCATCGCGTGGGCGGTGTGAAGACCGATTATAACCTGTATCCCCGTCAAAGTCTGGATACCGTCACCGGCTTTATGCTGATGTTCCTGATGGCGATGGTTACGAGCTCCGTCTCGGTCATCATGGATGACCGGAGACAGCGGACGATGATGCGGATATTCAGCGCGCCGGTCCGTTCCTATGAAATCGCCATCGGGAATTTTCTGGGCAGCTTCACGGTTGGGGTCATCCAGATTGCCGTCGTGCTTCTGGTGGGCCGGTACGTGCTGAACTATGATTATGAGCTTCCGATGTATATTTATTTCCTGGTGCTTGCCGCGTTCATGCTCGTATCGATGGGGCTGGCCAGCACGGTTGCCGGACTGATCCGCAATCCGAACAATGCGGGCATGCTGAATGCGCTCATCCTGACCCCGACCTGCATGCTGGGCGGCTGCTTCTGGCCGATCTCGATCATGCCGGACTTCATGCAGAAAGCCGCCAATTTCGTCCCGCAAAAATGGGCGATTCAGGCCGCCGACCTCGCCGCAACCGGCAGCGGCTGGAGCGAGCTGTGGCTGCCCTTTGCAGTGCTGGGCCTGATGGCCGCCGTTCTGCTGGCGATCGGCTCCGCCATCCTGCGTCCGAATGAGGCGGCTATTTAG